A segment of the Echinicola strongylocentroti genome:
CGCCGACCAGTACAATATCGAATATAGCGAACGCTCTTTGACCAATGTCCTATTGAGTGGTGAGCATAAAATCGGGCCAACGAACGATTGGGAGCTGAACTGGAAACTGTCTCCAACACGGTCGGTAATCAACGATCCAGATGTAAGAATACTTCGGTTTAGAGATACCAATAATTCCATTTCGACAGAAGTGGGACTTCCTGAACGTATCTGGAGAAACCTCGAAGAGGATAACCTAGTGGGTAAAGTAGATGTGATCAAAAATTATACTTTCAGAGATCAGGCAGCCAAATTTGGATTCGGAACCAGTTATACCTATAAGCAACGGGATTTCTTGATTCAGAGCTTCCAGTTCCAAATGGGAGATAACAATACTACGAATCCTTTTACCGGAGATCCCAATTCAGTTTTTACCGAAGATAGGCTATTTTCTTCCGATCACGTAAATGGTATTCGTTATGATCCATTGTTCTTGCCAAACAATCCAAACGAGTATAACGCCAGCATCAATAACCTAGGGGTGTATGTCAATACCGAAATTAACCCTTGGGAAAAGCTTAAAGCGATTGTTGGGGTGAGAATGGAGATGTACCAGCAGTATTATACTGGCAAAAACCAAACTGCTACTATCGTTTATGATAATGAAAAAGTACTGGATGACACGGATTTCTTTCCTACGCTAAACTTGATTTATGATTTAGGAGAAACCCAAAACTTACGTTTTTCCTACGCCAGAACCATTGCGAGACCGTCGTTTAAAGAGATGTCCTATGCAGAGATACTGGATCCAATCTCCGGTCGTACATTTGTTGGTGGCTTGTTTGAAGAAACTACCAATGGCGGTACAGAAGTACTTTGGGACGGTAATCTACAGTCTACAAGAATCCATAACTTGGATGCGCGATGGGAAATGTTCCCTAAGCGGGGAGAGATCTTCTCTGCCAGCCTTTTCTATAAGAAGTTTGGCAATCCAATCGAAATGGTGCAGTTCCTTTCTGATCCTGGCTCTTTTCAACCAAGGAACGTAGGGGATGGACAAGTGACTGGGGTAGAACTCGAAGTGAGAAAATCACTGGATATCATTACTCCGGCAGCAGAAAACTTCTTCTTTAATGCCAACCTGACCTTTACCCAGTCCAGCATCCAGATGTCTGAGTCTGAGTTGCGGTCAAGGGAACTTTCTGCTAGGGAGGGCGAAGAGATTTCTTCCACTAGGGATATGTCCGGACAGGCTCCTTATATCATCAACACTGGGTTGGCCTATGAAAACTGGGAATCCGGATGGGAAGCTGGTGTGTACTATAATGTGCAGGGAAGCACGCTTTCTTATGTAGGTTTTGGTAACAGAACAGATACATACACAGTACCTTTCCACAGCTTGAACCTTAACATCAACAAGTCTTTCGGTCCTGATGAGCGGTTCCAGACCGGTCTGAAAGTAACCAACTTGCTGAATGATAAGAAAGAGGAAGTGTTCAGCAGCTATAATGCCGCTGACCAAATCTTCACTAGCCTGTCCCCAGGTACGGAGATCAGCATCAAGCTAGGGTATTCCTTCTGATAATTGTGCCTTCAATAGTTAGTTAATTAACCTTTATCATACGAAAACGTGGGTAGAAATATCCACGTTTTTTTTCTTTTATTTTTTTATATTTCAACCATGTATTTGTTGTGCTTAGATTTACTAGGCCATGACATGAACATTACTGTTTTACTCCTATCGTGTTATGAATAAGAAATTGCTACTATTACTTTTTGTTGTTTTGGGAAATAATCTTTTTGCTCAGGACTTTGTCCCATTACAGGATTTTATTCCCTTGAATAAATACAAAATAGAAATCAAGGATTTGGATAAGTACAAAGTCTGCTATTACAAGAAACTTTTGATAGATGACACTCATGAAAAATATGCTGTTATATATGATACTTTGTACAGAGTTTATCAAGAGAATTACACCTATTTTGCTATTGAGAATAAACCTTCAAAATTTGTTGAAGTGACTTTTAACGACGAGGGGGATACCACAGATGTCACTTATATTGATTATGTGAGAAAAATCAGAAAATGGGCTTATTATGACCAAGGGGAAGAGTTTGCAGCATTTGAATACAGTAATGGTGCTGTTTCTGGTTGGAAAATAAACGAAGCCGGTAAAAAAGTGATTACCGATATCGACGAATATTTGGCACGGCCAAAAGTATCTAAAGATAGACATTCCAATTTTTTAATTAGGAGGATGAAGTACCCAAAAGACTGTCGCCGAAAAGGGATCGAAGGAAGTGTCAAATTAAATCTCAAGATAGATTCCGAAGGAAAATTGATTGGAATTGATGTGATGAACCCTGAGGATGTTGATTTGAGCTTACAGCATGAGGAAGTTAGGGTAATGTCACTGTACCCTTGGGACTTTATACCCGCTCAGGACAGGTCAGGAAACCCCGTTGAAAGCGAGTTAGGCCAGCCCATTAAATTTAGACTTTAACAATTTTTAAAAATAAAATCAGTGAAAATCTGCCCAAGCAGCGCTGTCTGCGTTCCATTAAAAAACGACGCACCTTATTCATCATCTTTCCAACCTTAAACCCGGAATATGCATTAGCCTATCTACGCCACGGCGCACAGGTGTTGCGACCTTAAACTGCTTCAAAATCAGCCGTTTCACTTTAGTTTTTGGCATAACCGTAGCGGTGCTACGCTAATGCCTCCAAACTAACTGATTTTCTTGCAATTTCAGCTCTCACTACGATTCCTAACGCATAATCCGGGTTAAACCTTCCAGCTTCAACCCGATCATTTGGTTTTCTTGCGTCTGGCGTATTTGCCTTTTGGGCATTGGCAGTCGTCGATCATGAAGCGGGCGCCACGTCTGGTGCCGTCTTCCAAGGTGGTCCAAGCGGAAGCGTTGGAGGAAAAGCTGGTGCCATAGTCATCGTCGTCTCTGGTGCGGACCCTTCCTTGGGTCAGTATGGTGAGCTTAGAAGCCAGTTGGTTATGGTGGGCTTCTATCAAGTTTAGGCTGACAGTACTTTCATTGCTGACTGGAACGGGTCCTCTGGGATGTGGGTTCGTCTGAGTTGGTTTGCTGACATTATCGCTATTGCCTTGTCGTTCCAGGTAGCGTTCCAAGTTGGACTTTACCACGTACTTCACCCCTAGCTTTTGATGGGCCAAGGCCAAGTCCTCAGCGGTTTCTACGGATTTGATACCATTGACCAGGAGGTCATATTCCAATTCGTACCAACGAAAGACGTGTTGGAACCCTTGGTCTTTCAATAACCCGATCACGATATTGTTCAGTGCGGTGTTTTCAGACATTGTAAGGGCCGGCAAGTGGATATCGACTACTACCGTATCCTGTTTGTCCATGCAGACTGTGCAGTATTGGTTTTTGATAATGGTGGACTTGGTCGAGCAGGAAAACAGCAACAGCCCAAAAATAAGTAAAATGACTGTGGCAAAAAATCTTCTATTCATAACCCAAAGAAATAAAAAAAATGACGCTTATAACAGGCAATAGATGACAAAACCCTTGATTAATGTCCTTAAAATGGGTGATTAATAATGGTCGCTGCCGGTGATTCGAAAGTCTTGGATAAAATCCCCCAATCTTCTGATTTTTTCATTTTTCAATATACCATCAATTTTCCACCACTTTCAGGGATTTTTTTATCTTTGGAATGTACGAGCGGTTTTTTGTTGGGATTGTGCACGATGGCGTACGTTCGGGGCTTTTGTATCAAATTGATTTTTCTTAAAACTTCCAGAGATCATGTTAAAGAAACTTAGCAAATTAATAGGCGCCATGCTATTGGTACCTTTTGTCAGTTGGGCACAGGTGGATGCCAAAATCGCCCAGTACCCTGATGTATCTGATTCGCATATCACTTTCAGCTATGGCGGTGACATTTGGGTAGTACCCAAATCGGGAGGCTTGGCCAATCGGCTGACGAGCTCAAAAGGGACAGAGTCCTTCCCCAAGTTTTCACCTGATGGCTCCAAGGTGGCTTTTAGCGGAGTGTATAATGGCAACACAGATGTTTATGTGATGTCCTCCCAAGGTGGTGTTCCGATGCGATTGACCTACCACGGTATGAGTGATCGGATGGTGGACTGGTATGGTGATGGTGAGCAGCTGTTGTTTGCCTCTTCCCGAGAAAGTGAGAAGCAGCGGTACAACCAGTTCTATAAAGTATCAGTGGATGGAGGATTGCCGGAAAAGCTCCCGGTTCCCTATGGGGAGTTTGGCATGATCTCGCCGGATGGCAAGCAGATCGCCTACACGCCAAAAAGTAGGGCGTTCCGTACGTGGAAACGCTATAAGGGAGGAATGGCCACGGATATTTTTACCTTTGACCTGGCGAGCAATGCGGCTGAAAACATCAGCAATAGCATTTATAATGACGAGTTTCCCATGTGGACAGAAGATAAGATCTATTTCCTGTCTGACCGTGGAGAGCACCAGCGAAGCAATATTTACAGCTATGACTTGGCCAGTAAGGAAATGGAGCAAATCACGGATTTTAGTGATTTTGATGTGCTGTTTCCCAGTATTGGAGGAGGGGAAATTGTATTTACCGCTGGGGGTGAGATTTATTTGTTGAACCTGTCATCTGAGGAATATGCAGCAGTGAGTATTCACGTGAGCAGCGATGTGGCTTCATTGATGCCGCGTAAAGAAAGCGTAAAAGGCTATATCCAAAATGTGTGGCCCAGCTATGACGGCAACCGAGCGGTGTTCGAAGCTAGAGGAGAGCTCTTCTCAGTTCCTGCCAAGGATGGCCCAGTGATCAACCTCACGCAGTCTTCCGGTGTGGCGGAGCGCTATCCTTCCTGGTCACCTGACGGCCGCTACGTAGCCTACTGGAGTGATCGCTCAGGAGAATATGAGTTGACAATCAAAGACCTGAAAAACGGCGGTGAGGAAAAAGAGCTCAGTGCTTATGGTGCGGGTTACCGCTATCAGCTATTTTGGTCTCCGGACAGCAAAAAGCTGGCTTTTGTGGACAAGGCGATGGACATTTATGTTTATGATAAGGAAAAAGACAAGACCACTCATGTGGACAAGCAGCTATCCCTGTTTCAATATGGCCTAGATAATTTTTCTGTTTCCTGGTCGCCGGATAGTCGCTACATGGCCTTCGAAAAGAACCTGGCCAATCAGCATAACGCCATTGCCGTTTTTGATACCGAAGAGACCAAACTTCATCAGGTGACTTCGGGTTTTTACAGTGACAATAGTCCTGTCTTTGGGCCGGAAGGCAAGTATTTATACTGCTTGACCAATAGGGATTTTGATCCGGTTTACAGTGACTTTGAGGGCACATGGGTCTATGCCAATGCCACCCAGTTGGCCGCGATTCCTTTGAGCAAGGAAACGGCTTCTCCGTTGGCGCCGAAAAATGATGCGACTTCAGTGAAGGAAGAGGAAAAATCCGATAAGAAAGAGGACAAAGGCAAAAAGGACAAAAAGAAAGACACTGCCGAAGAGGAGGAAAAAGAGGCCGATAAGGCTGTAAAAATCGATTGGGACGGTTTGGAGCGACGGATGGTGGTATTACCGCCAGTAGCGGGCAATTATAGTAGCCTCGGAGCGGTCAAGGGCAAGGTGCTCTACCTGAAGCATCCCGTCACCGGTGCTGAATCCCACCAATCCGAATTGGCCTATTATGATCTGGAAGAACGTGAGTCCAAGACCGTGATGGGCAATGTAAGCGGGTATCGCTTGACGGCAAATGGGGAAAAAGCCTTAGTGGTTTCCCAAGGTTCTTTTGGTGTAATTGGCATCGGAGAGGGCAAAAAGTTGGAAGATAAAATGCCCACAGACAAGATGGAAATGACGCTCGTGCCCAAGGAAGAGTGGCGCCAGATTTTTAATGATGCTTGGCGTTTGGAAAGAGACTTCTTCTACGACCCCAATATGCATGGAGTGGACTGGGAAGCCATGCGCGATCATTATGGCCGATTGATCGATAATGCCATCACCCGGGAAGACGTCAATTACATCATCGGTGAGCTGATCGGGGAGATCAGTGCTTCCCATACCTACAGGGGTGGAGGAGATACAGAAAGTGCATCCAGCAAAGCTGTTGGTTATTTGGGAATTGACTGGGGCGTGAAGAATGATGCTTATTATGTGAAGAAAATCATCCAAGGTGCTCCTTGGGACAATGAGGCAAGGTCGCCGCTGGATGAGGCAGGTGTAGAGGTGAGTGAAGGGGATTTTATTCTTGCCGTAAATGGCGTGCCAATGGACATGGAAAAAGCTCCATGGGCAGCTTTTGAAGAGTTGGCTGGTGAGGCGGTGGAGCTTACCGTAAATGACAAGGCAGACATGGACGGATCCAAAAAAGTAATGGTCAAGACCCTTGGCACGGAAACCCGCTTAAGAAACTTGGCTTGGATAGAGGCCAATAGAAAGCGTGTCGAGGAAGCTACAGAGGGCAAAATCGGCTATATCTACGTTCCTAGTACCGGCTATGACGGACAGCAGGAATTGGCCAGGATGTTTTATGCGCAGTTTGACAAGGAAGGCCTGATCATCGACGAGCGCTTCAACAATGGCGGGCAGATCCCGGATCGGTTTATCGAATTACTTGATAGAGAGCCGCTGGCTTTTTGGGCAGTAAGGGATGGAGAGACTTGGCAGTGGCCACAAGTTGCTAATTTTGGCCCGAAGGTAATGCTGATCAATGGCTGGAGTGGTTCAGGAGGAGATGCCTTTCCGGATTACTTCCGTAAGACAGGCCTTGGTCCGTTGATCGGTACGAGGACTTGGGGTGGCTTGATTGGGATTTCGGGAGCGCCTTCCCTGATTGATGGAGGTGCAGTGACCGTGCCTACCTTTAGGATGTTTGACCCGAGTGGTGAGTGGTTTAAGGAAGGGCATGGAGTGGATCCCGATATCGAAGTGGCGGAGGATCCTACAGCATTGGCCAATGGCACAGATCCACAATTGGAGAAAGCCATCGAGGAAACCTTAAGACTGCTAAAGGAGCACCCTCCCGTCAAGCCAAAAGTGCCGGAATATGAAGTGAAATAAAGCTAAGGATATGAAATAAGTGATGTGACATTTCTATATATAATTCTCCGTAAATGATACCAGTAATCACAGGGAAATTAAATAGGTACTCACAGAAAACATGGAAATCTCAGAAAAGCCTTATTTCATTCTGGGTGTTCTGTGCGTTCCGTGAGAAATAAAACCTACTGGCAATAAAGTGTATAATCAGATTTCTATATATTAAGAATAGCACATTGATCCCAAAATAATAACTTAATCATGCCATGTCTTACAGTCATGGCATGATTTTTTTATGACTAATTGAAGAACCTGTTATTTTTCACTAATTTAAATGACAATACCACATATACATTTATGGTTTTACTGATCCTTTACCTGACGCTGGCGATAGGGGTGTCTTTTTTATGTTCCACGCTGGAAGCAGCATTACTAAGTATTACACCTTCGTACATTGCTACACAGCAGCAAAAGGGGAAAGTCTATGCCAAGCAGCTGATGCGTCTAAAAGAAAACATCAACCAGCCCTTGGCTGCGATCCTATCCTTTAACACCATCGCTCATACGGTAGGCGCTGCCGGGGTGGGGGCGCAAGCTGTGGAGGTTTTTGGCCAGCAGTATTTTGGTTATATTTCCGCTGGGCTGACCATCGCCATCTTGGTGTTTTCGGAAATTATCCCCAAATCCATTGGTGCTAACTACTGGAGGCAACTGGCGCCATTCATCGGCGGAATACTTAAGCTGATGATTTATGGGCTATATCCGCTGGTGAAGGTGTCGGAATATTTGACACAGTTTTTCAAATCCGAAGAACAGCATACCACCAGCCGGGAAGAACTTGCGGCGATGACGACGATCGCCACAAAAGAAGGGATCTTCAAGGAAGATGAGTCGAAAATCATCCAAAACCTGATCCGGTTCAGGTCTATTTTGGTGACCAATGTCATGACGCCCAGGACCGTCACTGTGGCCATGGAGGAAAATGAAACCGTAAAGGATTTTTATGCCCAATCTGATTCCAGAAGGTTTTCGCGTTTTCCAATTTATAATGAAACAATTGACAATATCACTGGTTATATCATGAAGCATGATGTGCTGGCAGAACTTGCAGAAGACCACTTTGGCAAAAAGCTTGTGGAGCTAAAGCGTGAGATTACCATAGTGTATGAAAATTACCCGATTCCGTCGGTTTTAGAAACCATGCTGAACAAGCGGGAGCACATTGCCCTTGTGGTGGACAAATATGGAGGAATGTCAGGTATAGTCACCATGGAGGATATCCTCGAAACACTGCTGGGGATGGAAATTCAGGATGAAAGCGATGAGGAGAAGGACATGCAAGTGCTGGCAAGAAACAAATGGGCCGAAAGGGCCAAAAAGATGGGGCTTATTTTTGATAACCCCGGTGAGAATATTGATTAAAAATCCCTCGGATACTGATTTCATCGAAAGATGCTTGAAAAAATAATAGTGATAGAGAAGCGTATATTCATGAAATAATTTTATCATGCACACTCAATAGAATTTTTATGGAAAAACAATACCCAAGTAGTATTATTCTGGCCGCAAAATTAATCGTCCTATGCCTGACCATAGCGATTGCGTATTTTCTAAAAAGCGTATTGGTGCCATTGATGTTTGCCCTGGTAATATCGATCATGTTGTTCCCTTTATGCAATTTTCTGGAACGGGTCAAATTACCCCGTGCAGCGGCTTCCATAATTTCGGTAATTGTGGCGACATTGATCTTGTCGGGACTGATGTATTTTATAGTGCACCAAGTCATCGTGATAGGAAGAGATGGTCAGGATATCGCTGTCAATTTTGGAAACATCTATGACAGTATCCAAAAATGGTTGGAGTCGACTGTTGGACTGGAACCAGGAGAGTTGACCAATCGCATTAGAGAGCAAGCTCAAAAATCACTTTCAGGTGTCGGGAAATACCTGACATCGGTATTTAGCTCTGCCGGAGGTACTTTGGCCAACGGAATATTGGTGCCGCTTTATACGTTCTTTTTCTTGTATTATCGGGACTTCTTCAAAGATTTCTTGATCCAGGCCGTCAA
Coding sequences within it:
- a CDS encoding TonB-dependent receptor gives rise to the protein MKKIFVAFTLLVFAALPQLAFAQQGTIRGNIIDEGLGEPLIGVSVLVKETQTGAVTDLDGAFEIKLAPGTYSLVASFISFNKVEISEVEVKAGEVTVLRDIKMGEATEELESVVVSAKAIRTTEAALMTVKRNAANVIDGISASTFRKIGDSDAASAIKRVTGVSIEGGKYVYIRGLGDRYTKTVLNGVDIPGLDPDRNSIQMDIFPTNVVDNIIVSKSFTSNLPADFTGGVVDIETKDFPEEKTFKVSVSGGYNPSMHFNSNYLRVNGSGTDFLGFDNGYRDIPTGGSTDIPQYAQVVGNPDGPRGQEYQSILRGFNPTMGGYRDGSLMDMSLGLTFGNQVAVGNDNKLGYNLALTYSNETTYFQDAEYNLFGKPSNAGEYELTPLETQKGDYGVNNVLLGGMAGVAYKTGLSKFKLNFLRLQNGESKVGQFDFESTNVGAVFGADQYNIEYSERSLTNVLLSGEHKIGPTNDWELNWKLSPTRSVINDPDVRILRFRDTNNSISTEVGLPERIWRNLEEDNLVGKVDVIKNYTFRDQAAKFGFGTSYTYKQRDFLIQSFQFQMGDNNTTNPFTGDPNSVFTEDRLFSSDHVNGIRYDPLFLPNNPNEYNASINNLGVYVNTEINPWEKLKAIVGVRMEMYQQYYTGKNQTATIVYDNEKVLDDTDFFPTLNLIYDLGETQNLRFSYARTIARPSFKEMSYAEILDPISGRTFVGGLFEETTNGGTEVLWDGNLQSTRIHNLDARWEMFPKRGEIFSASLFYKKFGNPIEMVQFLSDPGSFQPRNVGDGQVTGVELEVRKSLDIITPAAENFFFNANLTFTQSSIQMSESELRSRELSAREGEEISSTRDMSGQAPYIINTGLAYENWESGWEAGVYYNVQGSTLSYVGFGNRTDTYTVPFHSLNLNINKSFGPDERFQTGLKVTNLLNDKKEEVFSSYNAADQIFTSLSPGTEISIKLGYSF
- a CDS encoding energy transducer TonB; the protein is MNKKLLLLLFVVLGNNLFAQDFVPLQDFIPLNKYKIEIKDLDKYKVCYYKKLLIDDTHEKYAVIYDTLYRVYQENYTYFAIENKPSKFVEVTFNDEGDTTDVTYIDYVRKIRKWAYYDQGEEFAAFEYSNGAVSGWKINEAGKKVITDIDEYLARPKVSKDRHSNFLIRRMKYPKDCRRKGIEGSVKLNLKIDSEGKLIGIDVMNPEDVDLSLQHEEVRVMSLYPWDFIPAQDRSGNPVESELGQPIKFRL
- a CDS encoding S41 family peptidase, which codes for MLKKLSKLIGAMLLVPFVSWAQVDAKIAQYPDVSDSHITFSYGGDIWVVPKSGGLANRLTSSKGTESFPKFSPDGSKVAFSGVYNGNTDVYVMSSQGGVPMRLTYHGMSDRMVDWYGDGEQLLFASSRESEKQRYNQFYKVSVDGGLPEKLPVPYGEFGMISPDGKQIAYTPKSRAFRTWKRYKGGMATDIFTFDLASNAAENISNSIYNDEFPMWTEDKIYFLSDRGEHQRSNIYSYDLASKEMEQITDFSDFDVLFPSIGGGEIVFTAGGEIYLLNLSSEEYAAVSIHVSSDVASLMPRKESVKGYIQNVWPSYDGNRAVFEARGELFSVPAKDGPVINLTQSSGVAERYPSWSPDGRYVAYWSDRSGEYELTIKDLKNGGEEKELSAYGAGYRYQLFWSPDSKKLAFVDKAMDIYVYDKEKDKTTHVDKQLSLFQYGLDNFSVSWSPDSRYMAFEKNLANQHNAIAVFDTEETKLHQVTSGFYSDNSPVFGPEGKYLYCLTNRDFDPVYSDFEGTWVYANATQLAAIPLSKETASPLAPKNDATSVKEEEKSDKKEDKGKKDKKKDTAEEEEKEADKAVKIDWDGLERRMVVLPPVAGNYSSLGAVKGKVLYLKHPVTGAESHQSELAYYDLEERESKTVMGNVSGYRLTANGEKALVVSQGSFGVIGIGEGKKLEDKMPTDKMEMTLVPKEEWRQIFNDAWRLERDFFYDPNMHGVDWEAMRDHYGRLIDNAITREDVNYIIGELIGEISASHTYRGGGDTESASSKAVGYLGIDWGVKNDAYYVKKIIQGAPWDNEARSPLDEAGVEVSEGDFILAVNGVPMDMEKAPWAAFEELAGEAVELTVNDKADMDGSKKVMVKTLGTETRLRNLAWIEANRKRVEEATEGKIGYIYVPSTGYDGQQELARMFYAQFDKEGLIIDERFNNGGQIPDRFIELLDREPLAFWAVRDGETWQWPQVANFGPKVMLINGWSGSGGDAFPDYFRKTGLGPLIGTRTWGGLIGISGAPSLIDGGAVTVPTFRMFDPSGEWFKEGHGVDPDIEVAEDPTALANGTDPQLEKAIEETLRLLKEHPPVKPKVPEYEVK
- a CDS encoding hemolysin family protein, coding for MVLLILYLTLAIGVSFLCSTLEAALLSITPSYIATQQQKGKVYAKQLMRLKENINQPLAAILSFNTIAHTVGAAGVGAQAVEVFGQQYFGYISAGLTIAILVFSEIIPKSIGANYWRQLAPFIGGILKLMIYGLYPLVKVSEYLTQFFKSEEQHTTSREELAAMTTIATKEGIFKEDESKIIQNLIRFRSILVTNVMTPRTVTVAMEENETVKDFYAQSDSRRFSRFPIYNETIDNITGYIMKHDVLAELAEDHFGKKLVELKREITIVYENYPIPSVLETMLNKREHIALVVDKYGGMSGIVTMEDILETLLGMEIQDESDEEKDMQVLARNKWAERAKKMGLIFDNPGENID